From a single Capsicum annuum cultivar UCD-10X-F1 chromosome 12, UCD10Xv1.1, whole genome shotgun sequence genomic region:
- the LOC107851815 gene encoding signal peptidase complex-like protein DTM1: MKNVEKHMQLSAACLAVIIVMTGLYSQSLRKMVVTYFVGMLGIIAVLLPDWESFDLSVSHWCNPLKVDEFTDESCRPFRFKFYPVRMTIFTIVYGFGLYKWWTFVSAE; this comes from the exons atGAAAAACGTGGAGAAGCATATGCAATTATCAGCAGCCTGTTTGGCTGTAATTATAGTGATGACAGGTTTGTACAgtcaatctttaaggaaaatgGTGGTAACTTACTTTGTTGGTATGTTAGGGATCATTGCTGTGCTTTTACCTGACTGGGAGTCTTTTGATCTGAGTGTTTCACACTGGTGCAACCCTCTGAAGGTAGATGAATTCACTGATGAGTCTTGCAGACCGTTCAG gtttaaattCTATCCAGTGAGAATGACCATCTTCACCATTGTTTATGGATTTGGCCTCTACAAGTGGTGGACGTTTGTATCCGCTGAATAA